Below is a genomic region from Fusobacterium canifelinum.
TATTAGACTCCCCTTTTTATATTATTATTATTATTTTAATACCAATTCCAAACCCCATGTCATTATAACATATATTTATTTAATTCTCAAGGTTTTTTTTAAAATTTCTTTTTATTTAGAATATAATTCTTAGTCCTAGTCCACCTCTTAGATTTTCTCCTTTTGTATCATATCCTACATTTGCGGTTACTCCAACATTTAAGTCAAATTCCACATTTCCTTTTCTATCTTGTATTCTTCATTAGTTCCAAATATTTTTACTTTATTTGAATCTTTTGAAGCTGTTCTTCATTCTTCTCTTAGATATTTAAATTATTTATCTAAAATTATTCCTGTTGCTTGTACTCTTTGTTGAGTATTTGCATATTGGTGCTCCATCATTTTTATATATGGTACTTTTGCACAAAAAAATACCCTTGAAAAAAATCAAGGGTATTAAAATTATTTTATTTAATTTTGACTATTTAGTTATTTCAGAAACAACTCCAGAAGCAACTGTTCTTCCACCTTCTCTGATAGCGAATCTTAATCCTTGTTCCATAGCGATTGGGTGGATTAATTCTACAGTCATAGTGATGTTATCTCCTGGCATTACCATTTCTACTCCATCAGGTAAAGTTACTGCACCAGTGATGTCAGTAGTTCTGAAGTAGAACTGAGGTCTATATCCTGAGAAGAATGGAGTATGTCTTCCTCCTTCATCTTTAGTTAATACATAAACTTCACCTTTGAAGTTTGTATGAGGGTGAATACTTCCTGGTTTAGCAAGAACTTGTCCTCTTTCAACTTCTTCTTTCTTAGTTCCTCTTAATAATACTCCAATGTTATCTCCTGCTTGACCTTGATCAAGAAGTTTTCTAAACATTTCAACACCTGTACAAGTTGTTTTAGTTGTAGGTTTAATTCCAACTATTTCAATTTCTTCTCCAACTTTGATGATTCCTCTTTCAACTCTTCCAGTAACAACTGTTCCTCTTCCTGTGATAGTGAAAACATCTTCTATTGGCATTAAGAATGGTTGATCTACTGCTCTTTCTGGAGTAGGGATATAGTTATCTACTGCATCCATAAGTTCTAATATTTTTTCAATCCATTTTTCTTCACCATTTAAAGCTCCTAATGATGAACCTCTGATTACAGGAATGTCATCTCCTGGGAATCCATATTCAGTTAATAATTCTCTAACTTCCATTTCAACTAATTCTAGTAATTCTTCATCTTCAACCATATCTGATTTGTTTAAGTAAACAACGATGTATGGAACTCCAACTTGTCTAGAAAGTAAGATGTGTTCTCTTGTTTGAGGCATAGGACCATCAGCAGCTGATACAACAAGTATAGCTCCGTCCATTTGAGCAGCTCCAGTAATCATATTTTTAACATAGTCAGCGTGTCCTGGACAGTCAACGTGAGCATAGTGTCTAGTAGCTGTTTCATATTCTATATGAGCTGTATTGATAGTTATTCCTCTTTCTTTTTCTTCTGGAGCAGCATCGATTTGGTCGAAATCTACTTTTTTAGCCCATCCTTTATCAGATAATACTTTAGATATAGCTGCAGTTGTAGTAGTTTTTCCATGGTCAACGTGCCCAATTGTTCCAATGTTTACATGTGGTTTGCTTCTTTCAAATTTTTCTTTAGCCATTTTTTCCTCCTAATTAATTATTTATTTACATTATTTTTCATATAATTTTATTACTCTAATTATACACTATTTTTATATAAAAAGTAAATTATTTTCCTCTTTCTTCTTGTATTTGCTTTTGAATTGAAGCAGGTACTTGAAGATATTCAGAAAATTCCCAAGAGTAAGTTGCTCTTCCTTGAGATTTAGATCTTAAGTCAGTTGCATATCCAAACATTTCAGATAAAGGTACTTTTGCTGTTATTATCTTAGCTCCATTTCTATCTATCATTCCAGATACCATTCCTCTTCTTGAGTTTAAGTCTCCAATAATATCTCCCATATATTCTTCAGGAGTAGTTACTTCTACTTTAAATACTGGTTCTAATATTACTGGTTTAGCTTTTGCAGCAGCTTGTTTAAGAGCCATTGATCCAGCTATTTTAAATGCCATTTCTGATGAGTCAACTTCATGGTATGAGCCATCATATAAAGTTACTTTTACATCAACTAAAGGATATCCAGCAATAACTCCTGATTCAAGAGCTTCTTTACATCCTTTTTCAACAGCAGGTATATATTCTCTAGGAATTACCCCTCCTGTTATTTTATTAATAAATTCAAATTCTTTACCTGGATTTGGTTCAAGTATAATCTTAACATGTCCATATTGTCCTCTACCTCCAGATTGTTTTGCATACTTAACTTCTTGATCACAAGATTGAGTTATAGTTTCTCTGTATGCAACTTGAGGTTTTCCAACATTAGATTCTACCTTAAATTCTCTCTTCATTCTATCTACGATGATTTCAAGGTGTAATTCTCCCATTCCAGATATAATTGTTTGTCCTGTTTCTTCATCAGTTCTAACTTTGAAAGTAGGATCTTCTTCTGCAAGTTTAGATAAAGCAATTCCCATTTTTTCTTGGTCATTTTTAGTTTTTGGTTCAACTGCAACTGAAATAACTGGTTCTGGGAATTCCATTTGTTCAAGAACTATTGGAGCATCTTCAGCACAAAGAGTATCTCCTGTTGTCGT
It encodes:
- the tuf gene encoding elongation factor Tu, whose protein sequence is MAKEKFERSKPHVNIGTIGHVDHGKTTTTAAISKVLSDKGWAKKVDFDQIDAAPEEKERGITINTAHIEYETATRHYAHVDCPGHADYVKNMITGAAQMDGAILVVSAADGPMPQTREHILLSRQVGVPYIVVYLNKSDMVEDEELLELVEMEVRELLTEYGFPGDDIPVIRGSSLGALNGEEKWIEKILELMDAVDNYIPTPERAVDQPFLMPIEDVFTITGRGTVVTGRVERGIIKVGEEIEIVGIKPTTKTTCTGVEMFRKLLDQGQAGDNIGVLLRGTKKEEVERGQVLAKPGSIHPHTNFKGEVYVLTKDEGGRHTPFFSGYRPQFYFRTTDITGAVTLPDGVEMVMPGDNITMTVELIHPIAMEQGLRFAIREGGRTVASGVVSEITK